A section of the Pseudomonas fluorescens genome encodes:
- a CDS encoding TrbC/VirB2 family protein yields MTQMTIPAFRVSVNPALRLARLRCLARPAGRGLLLAALLLFLAGTAQAAGSSMPWEGPLQSILESIQGPVARIVAVIIIIATGLALAFGDTSGGFRKLIQIVFGLSIAFAASSFFLSFFSFSGGAVV; encoded by the coding sequence ATGACGCAGATGACCATTCCTGCTTTCCGTGTTTCCGTAAATCCGGCTTTGCGCCTTGCACGGCTGCGCTGCCTGGCCCGCCCTGCGGGGCGAGGGCTGCTGCTGGCCGCGCTGTTGCTGTTCCTGGCCGGCACCGCGCAGGCCGCTGGTTCCTCGATGCCCTGGGAAGGCCCGTTGCAGTCGATCTTGGAGTCGATTCAGGGGCCGGTGGCGCGCATCGTCGCGGTCATCATCATCATTGCCACGGGCCTCGCGCTCGCCTTCGGCGACACGTCGGGCGGCTTTCGCAAGCTGATCCAGATCGTGTTCGGCCTGTCCATCGCGTTCGCGGCTTCGAGCTTCTTCCTGTCGTTCTTTTCGTTCTCGGGCGGGGCTGTCGTATGA
- a CDS encoding VirB3 family type IV secretion system protein yields the protein MSGPDSFAAGFEVPLHRSLTEPILLGGAPRTVAIANGTLAAAVGLGLQLWIPGVVLWIVGHSLAVWGARVDPQFMAVFARHIKHRPLLDV from the coding sequence ATGAGCGGCCCGGATAGCTTCGCGGCCGGGTTCGAGGTGCCTTTGCATCGCTCGCTCACCGAGCCGATCTTGCTGGGCGGCGCACCGCGCACCGTGGCGATTGCCAACGGCACGCTGGCCGCCGCCGTCGGGCTGGGCCTGCAACTGTGGATTCCTGGCGTGGTGCTCTGGATCGTCGGCCATTCGCTGGCGGTATGGGGTGCGCGCGTCGATCCGCAGTTCATGGCCGTGTTCGCCCGGCACATCAAGCACCGCCCGCTGCTGGACGTGTGA
- the trbE gene encoding conjugal transfer protein TrbE, with translation MLNLAEYRQRPALLADWLPWAGLVAPGVVLNKDGSFQRTARFRGPDLDSATQGELIATSARLNNALRRLGSGWALFIEAERSAAADYPHSEFPEALSWLVDEERRSAFEDTGHHFESGYHLTLVYLPPEESRARAAKMLYENTPTNGVDWRERLQAFVAETDRVFDQLDGVMPEIAWLDDAQTLTYLHATISTRRYRVGVPEVPFHIDALLADSPLVGGLAPMLGDRHLRVVSVRGFPTSTWPGILDDLNRLGFAYRWSTRFLCMDKSEAEKDLARLRRQWFAKRKNVIALLRETIFQQESPLVDTDASNKATDADAALQELGSDQVAFGYLTATVTVLDADPAAADEKLRMVERVIQGRGFVTISETLNAVDAWLSSLPGNAYANVRQPIVSTLNLAHMMPVSAVWAGPERNAHLDGPPLIVTRTDGATPFRLVTHDGDVGHMLVAGPTGMGKSVLLATLAMQFRRYLGSRIFAFDMGRSMRATILGLGGEHYDLGTDGEIAFQPLARIDREGYRTWAAEWIEGRLLHEGVAVGPDEKAAIWSALGSLAGAPVEQRTMTGLSVLLQSNALRQALAPYVLGGAHGKLLDADHDRLGMADVQGFEMEELMHSKAAVMAVLHYLFARFDERFDGAPTMLILDEAWLFLDDPVFAARIRQWLKTLRKKNVSVIFATQSLADIKDSSIAPAIIESCASRIFLPNPQATEPQIRTIYEGFGLNSRQIEIVATAQPKRDYYYQSRLGNRLFDLDLGAATLAFAGASTPQDQRDIDRVLLDAGTPGFAGAWLRHRGLDWAADLLPSFPGLAPDSLADQPQEILP, from the coding sequence ATGCTGAACCTCGCCGAATACCGCCAGCGCCCGGCCTTGCTCGCCGATTGGCTGCCGTGGGCCGGGCTCGTCGCGCCGGGTGTCGTCTTGAACAAGGACGGCAGTTTCCAGCGCACGGCCCGGTTTCGCGGGCCTGACCTCGACAGTGCCACGCAAGGCGAGCTGATCGCCACGTCGGCCCGCTTGAACAATGCGCTGCGCCGGCTGGGATCGGGCTGGGCGCTGTTCATCGAGGCCGAACGCAGCGCCGCCGCGGACTACCCGCACTCAGAGTTTCCGGAGGCGCTGTCGTGGCTGGTGGACGAAGAACGCCGCTCGGCCTTCGAGGACACCGGCCATCACTTCGAGAGCGGCTATCACTTGACGCTGGTGTACCTGCCGCCTGAAGAATCGCGCGCTCGTGCCGCCAAGATGCTCTACGAGAACACGCCGACGAATGGCGTGGACTGGCGCGAGCGGCTGCAAGCCTTCGTCGCGGAAACGGATCGGGTCTTTGACCAGCTCGATGGCGTCATGCCGGAAATTGCCTGGCTCGATGACGCGCAGACCCTGACCTACCTGCACGCGACCATCTCGACGCGACGCTATCGCGTCGGTGTGCCCGAGGTGCCTTTCCACATCGACGCGCTGCTGGCCGACTCGCCGCTGGTTGGCGGCCTGGCCCCCATGCTGGGCGACCGGCACCTGCGCGTGGTGTCGGTGCGGGGCTTTCCGACCTCGACCTGGCCGGGGATTCTGGACGACCTCAACCGCCTCGGATTTGCGTATCGCTGGAGTACGCGCTTCCTCTGCATGGACAAATCCGAGGCGGAAAAAGACCTCGCCCGCCTGCGCCGCCAGTGGTTCGCCAAGCGCAAGAACGTCATCGCGCTGCTGCGCGAAACGATCTTCCAACAGGAGTCGCCGCTGGTGGACACGGATGCCTCGAACAAGGCGACCGATGCCGATGCCGCGTTGCAGGAGCTGGGCAGTGATCAAGTCGCCTTCGGCTACCTCACCGCCACGGTGACGGTGCTCGATGCCGACCCGGCCGCAGCCGACGAGAAGCTGCGCATGGTGGAGCGCGTCATCCAGGGCCGGGGCTTCGTGACCATCTCCGAAACGCTCAATGCCGTGGATGCGTGGCTGTCCTCGCTCCCCGGCAACGCCTATGCCAACGTGCGCCAGCCGATCGTCTCGACGCTGAACCTGGCGCACATGATGCCGGTGTCGGCCGTGTGGGCCGGCCCCGAGCGCAACGCGCATCTGGACGGCCCGCCTCTCATCGTGACGCGCACCGATGGCGCCACACCGTTTCGCTTGGTCACGCACGATGGCGACGTGGGCCACATGCTGGTGGCCGGCCCGACGGGCATGGGCAAGTCAGTGCTGCTCGCCACGCTGGCGATGCAGTTCCGCCGCTACCTCGGCTCGCGCATCTTCGCGTTCGATATGGGGCGTTCGATGCGCGCCACGATCCTCGGGCTTGGCGGCGAGCACTACGACTTGGGCACGGACGGCGAAATCGCCTTCCAGCCGCTCGCCCGCATTGACCGCGAAGGCTACCGCACCTGGGCCGCCGAATGGATCGAAGGCCGTTTGCTGCATGAAGGCGTAGCAGTCGGCCCGGACGAGAAAGCCGCCATCTGGTCGGCGCTGGGCAGCTTGGCCGGTGCGCCCGTCGAGCAGCGCACGATGACCGGCCTGTCGGTGCTGCTGCAATCGAACGCGCTGCGCCAGGCGCTCGCGCCCTATGTGCTGGGCGGCGCGCACGGCAAGCTGCTGGATGCCGACCACGACCGGCTGGGCATGGCGGACGTGCAGGGTTTCGAGATGGAGGAGCTGATGCACAGCAAGGCCGCCGTCATGGCCGTGCTGCATTACCTCTTTGCGCGCTTTGACGAACGCTTTGACGGTGCGCCCACGATGCTGATCCTCGATGAAGCGTGGCTGTTCCTGGATGACCCGGTGTTTGCCGCGCGCATCCGCCAGTGGCTCAAGACGCTGCGCAAGAAAAACGTGTCGGTGATCTTCGCCACGCAGTCGCTCGCGGACATTAAGGATTCGAGCATCGCGCCCGCAATCATCGAGAGCTGCGCAAGCCGCATCTTCCTGCCGAACCCGCAGGCGACCGAGCCGCAGATTCGCACGATCTACGAGGGCTTCGGGTTGAACTCGCGCCAGATCGAGATCGTCGCCACCGCGCAACCCAAGCGCGACTACTACTACCAATCCCGCCTCGGCAACCGCCTGTTCGACCTCGACCTGGGGGCGGCGACGCTGGCCTTCGCGGGCGCTTCCACGCCGCAAGACCAGCGCGACATAGACCGCGTGCTGCTGGACGCCGGCACGCCCGGCTTCGCGGGTGCCTGGCTGCGCCATCGCGGCCTCGATTGGGCGGCTGACCTGCTGCCCTCGTTCCCCGGCCTCGCGCCGGATTCCCTCGCTGACCAACCACAGGAGATCCTGCCATGA
- the trbJ gene encoding P-type conjugative transfer protein TrbJ — MKKRLVAAAIAAMLCTATAHAQWVVIDPTNLVQNTMTAIRTLEQINNQIRQLQNEAQMLMNQARNLASLPSSVVGQLRANLATTERLIAQARGLAYDVTNLDREFARLYPEQYAATVSGDQMYRDAQERWKNTLGGLQTTMQMQAQVSQNLGEDESVLADLVGKSQSAQGALQAMQAMNQLLALQAKQSIQSQRLQITQDRAASLELARQAAATERAREVRRRFLGEGTPYTPQSVNFYRD, encoded by the coding sequence ATGAAGAAGCGCCTTGTCGCCGCTGCCATCGCGGCCATGCTTTGCACCGCCACTGCCCATGCGCAATGGGTCGTGATCGACCCCACCAACCTCGTGCAGAACACGATGACCGCGATCCGCACGCTGGAGCAGATCAACAACCAGATTCGCCAGCTCCAGAACGAAGCGCAAATGCTGATGAACCAGGCGCGCAACCTCGCCAGCCTTCCATCCAGCGTGGTCGGCCAGTTGCGCGCCAACCTGGCGACGACCGAGCGGCTGATCGCCCAGGCCCGAGGCTTGGCCTACGACGTGACGAATCTGGATCGGGAGTTTGCCCGCCTGTACCCGGAGCAGTACGCCGCCACCGTCAGCGGCGACCAGATGTACCGCGACGCCCAGGAGCGGTGGAAGAACACGCTGGGCGGCTTGCAGACCACCATGCAGATGCAGGCGCAGGTGTCGCAGAACCTGGGCGAAGACGAAAGCGTGCTGGCCGATCTGGTCGGCAAGAGCCAGTCGGCGCAAGGCGCGTTGCAGGCGATGCAGGCCATGAACCAGTTGCTCGCCTTGCAGGCCAAGCAGTCGATCCAGTCGCAGCGGCTCCAGATCACGCAAGACCGGGCCGCCTCGCTGGAACTGGCGCGGCAGGCGGCGGCCACCGAGCGCGCCCGCGAAGTGCGGCGGCGCTTCCTCGGGGAAGGCACGCCGTACACGCCGCAGTCCGTCAACTTCTACCGCGACTGA
- the trbL gene encoding P-type conjugative transfer protein TrbL gives MNDVTIIDQFLNTFATYIDSGFGLLRGEVAFLTATLIVIDMTIAGLYWAMSHATGQGDDVIAKLLRKVLYVGAFAYILNNFNWLASIVFRSFAGLGITATGSAITMENFLQPGRLAKTGIDAGAPILEQIGEMAGFPEVFANLDPIVVMFLAWLVVVLCFFVLAIQLFITLIEFKLTTLAGFVLVPFALWNKTSFLAEKVLGNVVAAGIKVLVLAVIVGIGSGLFAQFQVHPAEPNIDHALVIMLASLTLLALGIFGPGIATGLVSGAPQLGAGAMAGAAVGAAGTAVAVGAAATGVGGAVAAGARMAPAAAKLAGSGARAATSAAGSAKSAFQAGSAAAGGGAKGAMAGLGNVAKTGAQSAGRAAASRASAAGQRMAAPFRAGWNGDAGASAGQAATSEAPAGAAAAQAPEQPAWAKRLHRRQQLTHAATTAAHALRGGDGGGSGQGPSLRGSDD, from the coding sequence ATGAATGACGTGACCATCATCGACCAGTTCCTCAACACCTTCGCCACCTACATCGACTCGGGTTTCGGGCTGCTGCGCGGCGAAGTGGCGTTCCTCACGGCCACGCTGATCGTCATCGACATGACGATCGCCGGGCTGTATTGGGCCATGAGCCACGCCACCGGCCAAGGCGATGACGTGATCGCCAAGCTGCTGCGCAAGGTGCTCTACGTCGGTGCCTTCGCCTACATCCTCAACAACTTCAACTGGCTGGCCAGCATCGTGTTCCGCTCGTTCGCGGGGCTGGGCATCACCGCCACCGGCTCGGCCATCACGATGGAGAACTTCTTGCAGCCGGGCCGGCTCGCCAAGACCGGCATCGACGCCGGGGCGCCGATTCTGGAGCAGATCGGCGAGATGGCGGGCTTCCCCGAGGTGTTCGCCAATCTCGATCCCATCGTGGTGATGTTCCTCGCGTGGCTGGTCGTGGTGCTGTGCTTCTTCGTGCTGGCGATCCAGCTTTTCATCACGCTGATCGAGTTCAAGCTGACCACGCTCGCCGGGTTCGTGCTGGTGCCGTTCGCGCTGTGGAACAAGACCAGCTTTCTCGCCGAGAAGGTGCTGGGCAACGTCGTGGCCGCTGGCATCAAAGTGCTGGTGCTGGCTGTGATCGTCGGCATCGGCTCGGGCCTGTTCGCGCAGTTCCAAGTCCACCCCGCCGAGCCGAACATCGACCACGCGCTGGTCATCATGCTGGCCTCGCTCACCTTGCTCGCGCTCGGGATCTTCGGCCCCGGCATCGCCACGGGCCTTGTGTCCGGCGCGCCCCAGCTCGGCGCGGGCGCGATGGCCGGTGCCGCCGTCGGCGCGGCCGGAACGGCAGTGGCTGTCGGTGCTGCCGCGACGGGCGTGGGCGGCGCGGTGGCCGCTGGCGCGCGCATGGCCCCGGCTGCCGCCAAGCTGGCCGGCAGCGGCGCGCGTGCCGCCACGTCGGCGGCTGGCAGCGCGAAGTCGGCGTTCCAGGCGGGTTCCGCTGCCGCCGGCGGCGGTGCCAAAGGCGCGATGGCGGGCTTGGGCAACGTCGCCAAGACCGGCGCGCAGTCTGCCGGACGCGCTGCCGCATCCCGCGCTTCCGCTGCCGGGCAGCGCATGGCCGCACCGTTCCGCGCGGGCTGGAACGGCGACGCTGGCGCGTCAGCCGGCCAGGCCGCCACCAGCGAAGCGCCGGCAGGCGCTGCCGCTGCACAGGCGCCCGAGCAGCCCGCTTGGGCCAAGCGGCTGCATCGCCGCCAGCAGCTCACCCACGCCGCGACCACCGCTGCCCACGCGCTGCGCGGTGGCGACGGCGGCGGCTCCGGGCAAGGCCCGAGCCTGCGCGGCTCCGACGACTGA
- the trbF gene encoding conjugal transfer protein TrbF, translated as MRFKKPQVRYADTPQPATPYQTAGQVWDDRIGSARVQAKNWRFMAFGCLTLALLMAGGLVWRSAQSIVTPYVVEVDNAGQVRAVGEAATPYRPNDAQTAHHIARFVTLVRSLSIDPIVVRQNWLDAYDYTTDKGAAVLNDYARVNDPFARIGKESVTVQITSVVRASDTSFNVRWTERRYVNGAAAGLERWTAVVSIVLQPPRTEERLRKNPLGIYVNGLSWSRELDSSEGAKP; from the coding sequence ATGCGATTCAAGAAACCGCAGGTGCGCTACGCCGACACGCCGCAGCCTGCCACGCCGTACCAAACCGCCGGCCAGGTGTGGGACGACCGTATCGGCTCGGCCCGCGTCCAGGCCAAGAACTGGCGATTCATGGCCTTCGGCTGCCTCACGCTCGCGCTGCTGATGGCCGGCGGACTGGTGTGGCGCTCGGCGCAATCCATCGTCACGCCCTACGTCGTGGAGGTGGACAACGCGGGCCAGGTGCGCGCCGTGGGCGAAGCCGCCACGCCGTACCGGCCCAACGATGCGCAGACGGCGCACCACATCGCGCGCTTCGTGACGCTGGTGCGCTCGCTGTCCATCGACCCCATCGTCGTCCGCCAGAACTGGCTGGACGCCTACGACTACACGACCGACAAAGGCGCGGCCGTGCTCAACGACTACGCGCGGGTCAACGACCCGTTCGCGCGCATCGGAAAGGAGTCGGTGACGGTGCAGATCACCAGCGTCGTGCGTGCCAGCGACACGTCTTTCAACGTGCGCTGGACGGAACGCCGCTACGTCAACGGCGCTGCGGCGGGCCTGGAACGGTGGACGGCCGTGGTGTCCATCGTGCTCCAGCCGCCGCGCACCGAAGAACGCCTGCGCAAGAACCCGCTGGGCATCTACGTCAACGGCCTTTCCTGGAGCCGCGAGCTGGATTCTTCCGAAGGAGCAAAACCATGA
- the trbG gene encoding P-type conjugative transfer protein TrbG: MNLSFRFYALPLMLVALAGCATQGKPPPTISLDEPVPVQAQPMPEPPAPVEVVAVPEVLPMPAQLMPAPEAEDAKPTPEPADEKVRVSRANAEARVAPTREGYVNAIQVWPFTDGALYQVYAAVGRVTMVALQPGEELVTVAAGDTVRWIVGDTSSGSGADLRVNVLVKPIRSGLKTNLVIITSRRTYLLELTSTEKTWMASVSWEYPRDRMLALQRQAQAASAAAPVDSGLSLENLRFRYAIGGSNPSWKPLRAFDDGQKVYIQFPAGIAQGELPPLFVIGPEGDGQLVNYRFRSPYYIVDRLFGAAELRLGGDKGDVVRIERTDGVARRN, from the coding sequence ATGAACCTGTCTTTCCGCTTTTACGCTTTGCCGTTGATGCTTGTTGCCCTGGCGGGCTGCGCCACGCAAGGCAAGCCGCCGCCGACCATCTCGCTCGATGAGCCGGTGCCGGTGCAGGCCCAGCCGATGCCGGAGCCGCCCGCGCCCGTGGAGGTTGTGGCCGTGCCCGAGGTGCTGCCGATGCCGGCGCAGTTGATGCCGGCACCCGAGGCCGAGGACGCCAAGCCCACGCCCGAGCCGGCCGACGAGAAGGTGCGCGTTTCACGCGCCAATGCCGAGGCGCGTGTCGCGCCCACGCGCGAGGGCTACGTCAACGCGATTCAGGTGTGGCCCTTCACCGATGGCGCGCTGTATCAGGTCTATGCGGCCGTGGGCCGGGTGACGATGGTTGCCTTGCAGCCGGGCGAGGAGCTGGTGACGGTGGCCGCCGGCGATACCGTGCGCTGGATCGTGGGCGACACGTCCAGCGGCAGCGGTGCCGACTTGCGCGTCAACGTGCTGGTCAAGCCGATCCGCTCGGGCCTCAAGACCAATCTGGTCATCATCACCAGCCGGAGGACGTACCTGCTGGAACTGACTTCCACGGAAAAGACGTGGATGGCGTCGGTGTCCTGGGAGTACCCGCGCGACCGGATGCTGGCCTTGCAGCGCCAGGCGCAAGCGGCCAGCGCCGCCGCGCCGGTGGATAGCGGCCTGTCGCTGGAGAACCTGCGCTTTCGCTACGCGATCGGCGGCAGCAATCCGTCGTGGAAGCCGCTGCGCGCTTTCGACGACGGGCAGAAGGTCTATATCCAGTTCCCCGCCGGCATCGCGCAAGGCGAACTGCCGCCGCTGTTCGTGATCGGGCCGGAAGGCGACGGGCAACTGGTGAACTACCGCTTCCGTTCGCCGTACTACATCGTGGATCGCCTGTTTGGCGCGGCAGAGTTGCGCCTGGGCGGTGACAAGGGCGACGTGGTGCGGATCGAGCGCACGGATGGCGTGGCACGGAGGAACTGA
- a CDS encoding TrbI/VirB10 family protein has protein sequence MSQDDTPDLATRQAGKVAPEAVALRAQPRAVTRLNRRTLAVLVGGLSVAVLGATIWSLQPHRRGAGEQTELYNVDRVSKSEGLDGLPSDYSKLPPKVPELGPPLPGDLGPAIVNSQQSAVAAYAAPGHDPNDALRKEAEAAAASSVFFRSGGQGQAAATATVAPPGVPGAANTLAAFDPLAAGPASAAPQPADPTAVQNRQDQKEAFLKGGSMETRNSGNLKMPASPYQVMAGTVIAGALVTGIKSDLPGDVIATVTEPVYDSATGKFLLIPQGSRILGKYNSQVSYGQSRVQVVWNRVILPDTSSLTLDNLVGTDPAGYAGLEDDVDWHWNRIVAGAVLTTLLGVGAELAAPENRQDGNRIVIAGRDSAQDSINQVGQEITRRNMDIQPTLTIRPGLPVRVIVNRDLVLRPCQPLFFNRGASQ, from the coding sequence ATGAGCCAGGACGATACCCCCGACCTCGCCACGCGGCAGGCAGGCAAGGTCGCGCCCGAGGCGGTGGCGCTTCGCGCCCAGCCGCGTGCCGTGACCCGGTTGAACCGGCGCACGCTGGCCGTCCTCGTCGGCGGCCTGTCGGTCGCCGTGCTCGGGGCCACGATCTGGTCATTGCAACCGCACCGGCGCGGCGCGGGCGAGCAGACCGAGCTTTACAACGTCGATCGCGTCTCGAAGTCCGAAGGGCTGGACGGCCTGCCGTCCGACTACTCGAAGCTGCCGCCGAAGGTGCCCGAGCTGGGGCCGCCACTGCCGGGCGATCTTGGCCCGGCCATCGTGAACTCGCAGCAGTCCGCCGTGGCCGCTTACGCGGCCCCCGGCCACGATCCCAACGACGCCTTGCGCAAGGAGGCGGAAGCCGCAGCGGCTTCGTCGGTGTTTTTCCGCTCGGGCGGCCAGGGCCAGGCCGCCGCCACGGCCACGGTGGCGCCGCCGGGTGTGCCTGGTGCTGCCAACACGCTCGCGGCCTTCGACCCGCTCGCGGCTGGGCCGGCCTCGGCGGCGCCCCAGCCTGCCGATCCGACAGCTGTGCAAAACCGGCAAGACCAGAAAGAGGCGTTCCTGAAAGGCGGCTCTATGGAAACCCGCAATTCCGGAAACCTGAAAATGCCGGCCTCGCCGTATCAGGTCATGGCCGGAACGGTGATTGCGGGCGCGCTGGTGACGGGCATCAAGTCGGACTTGCCAGGCGACGTGATCGCCACGGTGACGGAGCCGGTCTATGACTCGGCCACGGGCAAGTTCCTGTTGATCCCGCAGGGGTCGCGCATCCTGGGTAAATACAACAGCCAGGTCAGCTACGGGCAGAGCCGCGTGCAGGTGGTGTGGAACCGGGTCATCCTGCCCGATACGTCCTCGCTGACGCTCGACAACCTTGTCGGCACCGATCCAGCCGGCTACGCCGGCCTGGAAGACGACGTGGACTGGCATTGGAATCGCATCGTCGCGGGCGCCGTGCTGACGACGCTGCTGGGCGTAGGCGCCGAGTTGGCCGCGCCAGAGAACCGCCAGGACGGCAACCGCATCGTCATCGCGGGGCGCGACAGCGCCCAGGACAGCATCAATCAGGTGGGTCAGGAGATCACCCGGCGCAACATGGACATCCAGCCGACGCTGACCATTAGGCCGGGCCTGCCGGTTCGCGTCATCGTGAACCGGGATCTGGTGCTGCGGCCGTGCCAGCCGCTGTTCTTCAACCGGGGAGCTTCCCAATGA
- a CDS encoding DUF2274 domain-containing protein — protein MNTKKLRLGPLPKTESVKLTFACPASLKADLDRYAALHAQAYGEAVDAEKLIPHMLEAFMAGDRGFRKGTTTRSVPSKPT, from the coding sequence ATGAACACGAAGAAACTGCGGCTAGGGCCGCTGCCCAAGACCGAGAGCGTCAAGCTGACCTTTGCCTGCCCGGCCAGCTTGAAAGCCGACCTCGACCGCTACGCCGCGCTGCACGCGCAGGCGTATGGCGAGGCCGTCGATGCCGAGAAGTTGATCCCGCACATGCTGGAGGCGTTCATGGCGGGGGATCGGGGATTCAGGAAGGGCACCACGACGCGGAGCGTGCCGTCCAAGCCGACGTGA
- the tcyN gene encoding L-cystine ABC transporter ATP-binding protein TcyN codes for MIVVEKLTKQFKSQVVLNGIDLQVKEGEVVAIIGPSGSGKTTFLRCLNFLEEPSSGRIKVGDIEIDGSRPLNQQQGLVRRLRQHVGFVFQNFNLFPHRTALENVIEGPLVVKKMPREAADRLGRALLAKVGLAGKEDAYPRRLSGGQQQRVAIARALAMEPEVILFDEPTSALDPELVGEVLATIRGLAEEKRTMVIVTHEMSFARDVANRVIFFDKGVIVEQGEAKALFANPKEERTRQFLSKFLTH; via the coding sequence ATGATCGTGGTTGAAAAGCTGACCAAACAATTCAAGAGCCAGGTGGTGCTCAACGGGATCGACCTGCAGGTCAAGGAGGGCGAAGTCGTCGCCATCATTGGCCCCAGCGGTTCCGGCAAGACCACCTTCCTGCGCTGCCTGAACTTCCTTGAAGAACCCAGCAGCGGTCGAATCAAGGTCGGTGACATCGAGATCGACGGCAGCCGCCCGCTCAACCAGCAGCAGGGCCTGGTGCGGCGCCTGCGCCAGCATGTGGGCTTTGTGTTCCAGAACTTCAACCTGTTCCCCCATCGCACCGCCCTGGAAAACGTCATCGAAGGCCCGCTGGTGGTCAAGAAGATGCCGCGCGAAGCCGCTGACCGCCTCGGTCGTGCACTGCTGGCCAAGGTTGGCCTGGCAGGCAAGGAAGACGCCTACCCACGGCGCCTGTCCGGCGGCCAGCAACAGCGGGTGGCGATTGCCCGGGCGCTGGCGATGGAGCCGGAAGTGATCCTGTTCGATGAGCCGACCTCGGCCCTTGACCCGGAGTTGGTGGGCGAGGTCCTGGCGACCATCCGCGGCCTCGCCGAAGAGAAGCGCACCATGGTTATCGTTACCCACGAAATGAGCTTTGCCCGGGACGTGGCCAACCGCGTGATTTTTTTCGACAAGGGCGTGATCGTCGAGCAAGGCGAAGCCAAGGCCTTGTTTGCCAACCCCAAGGAAGAACGGACCCGGCAGTTCCTCAGCAAATTCCTCACCCATTGA
- the tcyL gene encoding cystine ABC transporter permease: MEAGFQLALDSAPFLLKGAYYTVILSLGGMFFGLLLGFGLALMRLSRFKLLSWTARVYVSFFRGTPLLVQLFLIYYGLPQVGIELDPIPAAMIGFSLNMAAYACEILRAAIGSIERGQWEAAASIGMTRAQTLRRAILPQAMRTALPPLGNSFISLVKDTALAATIQVPELFRQAQLVSARTFEIFTMYLSAALIYWVLASILAHFQNRLEDRVNRHDLES; this comes from the coding sequence ATGGAAGCAGGTTTCCAACTCGCACTCGACTCTGCGCCCTTTCTGCTCAAGGGCGCGTACTACACGGTGATCCTCAGCCTCGGCGGGATGTTTTTCGGCTTGCTGCTGGGCTTCGGCCTGGCCTTGATGCGCCTGTCGCGCTTCAAGCTGTTGAGCTGGACCGCCCGGGTCTACGTCTCGTTCTTTCGCGGTACGCCGTTACTGGTACAGCTGTTTTTGATCTACTACGGCTTGCCGCAAGTGGGCATCGAACTGGACCCGATTCCGGCGGCAATGATCGGCTTCTCGCTGAACATGGCCGCCTACGCCTGTGAAATCCTGCGCGCCGCCATCGGCTCCATCGAGCGTGGCCAGTGGGAAGCTGCCGCCAGTATCGGCATGACCCGCGCGCAGACCCTGCGCCGGGCCATCCTGCCGCAGGCGATGCGCACCGCCCTGCCGCCCCTGGGCAACAGCTTTATTTCACTGGTCAAGGACACGGCCCTGGCCGCCACCATCCAGGTACCCGAGCTGTTCCGCCAGGCCCAACTGGTGTCGGCGCGAACCTTTGAAATTTTCACCATGTACCTGTCCGCGGCCCTGATCTACTGGGTCCTGGCCAGCATCCTGGCGCATTTTCAGAATCGCCTGGAAGACCGGGTCAACCGGCATGACCTGGAGTCTTGA